AAAATGGATTCCATCGCGATATTGAAGGCTACCGGATTTTCAGGAAAAGACGTAAACAGAATTTTTATCTCCATCGCCTTGACGATTGGAATTTTTGGCGGATTGTTAGGGCTGGTGTTTGGCTTTGGTGTATCCGCGCTTATTGATCAGATTCCTTTTAATACAACCGCACTTCCCACCATTAAAACTTATCCTGTCGATTACAATCCAAAGTTCTACCTCATCGGCATTTTGTTTTCGATCATCACAACTTATTTTGCAGGATACTTTCCCTCACGAAAAGCCAGTAAAATAGATCCTGTCATCATTATTCGTGGAAAATAAAATGAACACGCCAATTCTTGAGGCCTCCGGTATTTCCAAATACTTCCACGATCCCGCGACCGTTCAAGTGCTCAACAATATTTCATTTGCCATTAAAAAGGGGGAGTTTATTTCGGTGATTGGAAAATCAGGTTGTGGAAAATCAACTTTGTTGTACATTCTCTCGACGATGGACACTGATTATGAGGGAAACCTGTTCATTGACGGGGAAAACATGCGGCCCAAAAAAGAATCCGAATTGGCGGTGATTCGAAATGAAAAGATTGGCTTTGTCTTTCAATTCCATTATTTACTGAATGAATTTTCCGTTTTAAGAAATGTCATGTTGCCGGGACAAAAGCTCATGAAATATTCCGACAAAGAGCTCGAGCATCGCGCTTATGAAAAGCTGAAAATTCTGGGAATTGAAAAAGAAGCATTGAAAAGACCGAATCAATTATCCGGTGGAGAAAAACAACGTGTAGCGATCGCTCGTGCCTTGATCAATGACCCCCTGATCATTATGGGAGACGAGCCAACAGGAAATCTGGACAAGAAAAACAGTGAAATCGTTTTTAGTATTTTTCAGGAGCTCACAACTACTTTCAATCAAACATTACTCATTGTTACACATGACAATGAATTTGCTGCCCGTACACAACGCACCATCGAAATGGAAGATGGAAAAATAATCAAAGGGTAATATCAAGAAAATCGAAAAGTGGATGTTTCAGGAGTCTTGGTTTTAAAATGCCATCAGGCCCTCGATTCCTTCCATTTCCTTATACTTTTCAATAATTGAATCCGCCGAGAGCATAACCTCCTTTATGGTGATACTGATGTATTTTCCGTTAGCAGATTCCTTTTTTGTTATCACCGATTCATTGGAAAATTTAGATTCTACAAGCGCGATTCGCTTGTTATCTGCCGGCACGATAAATTTAAACATATAAACCTGTGGCCAGTTACCGATTTTATTCAGCTCTTTCCGCAAATTTTCGTAAGGGTCAGGCATATTCATGCGATGAAGGTACGGAATAATGCATTTGTTACTACTTTTGAAACCTAAGCCTGGCACATGGAAACATTCAAAATGAAAGGAACAACAATTACCCTCAATCGTTTATTAAAAATGATGGGTTGGTGTTCAAGCGGCGCGGAAGCCAACGCCCTCATCGATGAAGGGCTTGTGAAGGTAAATGGAGTAGTAGAGCTGAGAAGACGAAATAAACTGGAGGCCGGAGCGAAAGTGGAATTTGAAAATCAGATTGTAGTAATTGAGTGAATCGGTCCTCACTGAAAATAATGATTAACGTTTTTCCTTTGACAAATATCTTTTTTTGCCATCAAGTACAATGGCTTTTATGACGGTGATTTTATACAAAAAGACGCTTCCTTGCCTTCCTGTTTTTTGTCTTTTCCAGAATATCTCTTAAAACTTGATCATTATCATTGGATTTACTTCTAAATTGGGTTAAATTCATGGGTTGTCTCTATCTAAAAACCCAACCATGAAAAAAGTTGTATTCATCGTCCCCCCAGAACTATTCCGTGATGAAGAGCTTCTTCGTCCCATGGAAATTTTAAATTTAGAAGGAATTCAAACCGACATTGCCAGTACAGTCATAAAAACAATAACCGGCATGAAGGGAACTGAAATCAATGCCACGATAAAAATATCAGAGATAGATCCCGAAGATTACGATTCGTTAATTGTAATTGGAGGCACCGGAACACAAACACATTTATGGAATTACCGGCCATTGCTGTTAATCCTGAAAAGAGCCCATGAAGAGGGGAAACTCGTAGGTGGAATTTGTTCCGGGAGTGTTGTACTTGCACATTCTGGTATCTTGGCGGGTAAAAAAGCAACTACCTTTCCCGCCATCAGCTATTTCACCGAGTTGAAGAGATCCGGAGCAATCTATAATCCTTCGGGTATTGAGGTTGTCGACAACATTATTACCGGAAGCGGACCTGATGCTGCGAATGAATTTGGAAAAGCTATTGCTAGAATCCTGAATGAAAATCTGAACAAATTTCACGAAAGTGTTTCTATGCCATTGAATTCTCCTTTCAATGATGTATAATTCTTTATTCTGATTTTAAAAGAAGAATCCGGCTGAATTCCGGAGATCTCTTACGATTCGTCTCTCTTTATTCGCGGAAAGAGACGAGCAAGATCTGTTTTAAGTTCCGAACGCCTGACTGTGTATATTATTACT
The sequence above is drawn from the Bacteroidota bacterium genome and encodes:
- a CDS encoding ABC transporter ATP-binding protein — encoded protein: MNTPILEASGISKYFHDPATVQVLNNISFAIKKGEFISVIGKSGCGKSTLLYILSTMDTDYEGNLFIDGENMRPKKESELAVIRNEKIGFVFQFHYLLNEFSVLRNVMLPGQKLMKYSDKELEHRAYEKLKILGIEKEALKRPNQLSGGEKQRVAIARALINDPLIIMGDEPTGNLDKKNSEIVFSIFQELTTTFNQTLLIVTHDNEFAARTQRTIEMEDGKIIKG
- a CDS encoding DUF493 family protein, whose product is MRKELNKIGNWPQVYMFKFIVPADNKRIALVESKFSNESVITKKESANGKYISITIKEVMLSADSIIEKYKEMEGIEGLMAF
- a CDS encoding RNA-binding S4 domain-containing protein — encoded protein: METFKMKGTTITLNRLLKMMGWCSSGAEANALIDEGLVKVNGVVELRRRNKLEAGAKVEFENQIVVIE
- a CDS encoding DJ-1/PfpI family protein — its product is MKKVVFIVPPELFRDEELLRPMEILNLEGIQTDIASTVIKTITGMKGTEINATIKISEIDPEDYDSLIVIGGTGTQTHLWNYRPLLLILKRAHEEGKLVGGICSGSVVLAHSGILAGKKATTFPAISYFTELKRSGAIYNPSGIEVVDNIITGSGPDAANEFGKAIARILNENLNKFHESVSMPLNSPFNDV